In a single window of the Panthera uncia isolate 11264 chromosome B2 unlocalized genomic scaffold, Puncia_PCG_1.0 HiC_scaffold_25, whole genome shotgun sequence genome:
- the ZNF165 gene encoding zinc finger protein 165, whose product MTAESKKTTAENLRENAGLLIVKIEEEDFVWRQDTCFQRSDALRQELCRQLFRQFCYQDSPGPREALSRLRELCHQWLRPETHSKEQILELLVLEQFLTILPAELQAWVREHRPESGEEAVTVLEDLERGADDSGVQVPVLAHGQEIFRGKVVPPGPALSAQFQPVDPKSLHDSSASLVLDYDNESENNGSMPKLDIYEKMESQRILSGRISEFVSEGSAEPQDICKSTDRLKRQWEKESGGSQRPSSAQDGSFSKILTHKNTLTGEISHDGCDRSLNLNSSEFTHQKSHKHSTYDQSFKWNSDFIKHQRIYAGEKIHQYGKSLKSPNLNKHAAIFSGEKTHQCNECGKAFRHSSKLIRHQRIHTGERPYECNECGKGFGGSSDLTRHQRIHTGERPFECKECGRAFSLNSHLILHQRIHTREKPYECSECGKTFRVSSHLIRHLRIHTGEKPYECSECGRAFSQSSHLRQHQRIHKRENLIM is encoded by the exons ATGACGGCAGAATCAAAGAAAACTACAGCTGAGAACCTTCGGGAGAATGCAGGACTTCTGATAGTGAAGATAGAAGAGGAAGATTTCGTCTGGAGGCAGGACACTTGCTTCCAGAGAAGTGATGCCCTCAGGCAGGAGCTCTGCCGACAGCTTTTCAGGCAGTTCTGCTACCAGGATTCCCCTGGACCCCGTGAGGCCCTGAGCCGGCTCCGGGAGCTCTGCCATCAGTGGCTGCGGCCTGAGACGCACAGCAAGGAGCAGATCCTGGAGCTGCTGGTGCTGGAGCAGTTCCTGACCATCCTGCCCGCCGAGCTCCAGGCCTGGGTGAGGGAGCACCGCccggagagtggggaggaggcagtgacAGTACTGGAAGATCTCGAGAGAGGCGCTGATGACTCAGGAGTCCAG gttCCAGTCCTTGCACATGGGCAAGAAATATTCAGGGGAAAGGTGGTGCCTCCTGGACCAGCACTCAGTGCCCAGTTTCAGCCAGTGGACCCCAAGTCCCTTCATGATTCTTCAGCATCCCTTGTGCTGGACTATG ATAATGAGAGTGAAAACAATGGATCCatgccaaagttggacatttatgAAAAAATGGAATCACAGAGAATTCTATCAGGAAGAATTTCAGAATTCGTGTCAGAAGGATCTGCTGAGCCTCAAGACATCTGTAAGTCTACAGACAGGTTAAAGaggcaatgggaaaaagaatcaGGGGGGTCTCAGAGACCATCATCTGCTCAGGATGGAAGTTTTAGTAAAATCCTTACCCACAAAAATACACTTACAGGTGAAATAAGCCATGATGGATGTGACAGAAGCTTAAACCTGAATTCAAGTGAATTTACACACCAGAAATCTCATAAACATAGTACCTATGACCAAAGTTTCAAATggaattcagattttattaaGCATCAAAGAATTTATGCTGGAGAAAAAATTCACCAATATGGAAAATCTCTCAAGAGCCCAAACCTTAATAAACATGCAGCAATTTTTAGTGGGGAGAAAACCCACCagtgtaatgaatgtgggaaagctttcagACACAGCTCAAAGCTTATTAGGCATcagagaatccacactggagaGAGGCCCTATGAATGTAATGAGTGTGGGAAAGGCTTTGGGGGCAGCTCAGATCTTACTAGGCaccagagaattcacactggGGAAAGACCCTTTGAATGCAAAGAATGTGGACGAGCATTCAGCCTGAACTCACATCTCATCCtgcatcagagaattcacaccagagagaaaccctatgaatgtagtGAATGTGGGAAAACCTTCAGAGTGAGCTCACACCTCATTCGACACCTGAgaatccacactggagagaaaccctatgaatgcaGTGAGTGTGGGAGAGCCTTCAGTCAGAGTTCACACCTTCGTCAACACCAAAGAATTCACAAGAGGGAAAACCTGATAATGTAA